The sequence CGGTCGGCGTGCAGCGCCAGCAGGGCCAGGACCTGACGGGGCTTGGGAGCCGTCGGCGTGATGGAGACCCCGTTCTCCTGTACGGCCAATGCGCCGAGTATCTCGATGTCCACTCGATCTCCCCTGTTTTTTGCCCGAGTGCTCCGGTCATTGGGTGGCCGTCGACAGATGCCTGGTGGCCGTCGACAGTTGCCGGTCCGGCGCCCTGCCAAGGCTAAGAACAGCACGCACGGTCTGTCAATATCAAACCGCACATCCTGTATTTTCTTCTCTCGAGGAGGAAGCATACCGCCCCGGATCGGGCGGAATCCCCCGCGCGGGGCGGAATTCACGGGTCCGGTGGCCCGTTACGCGGCCGAGCCGGAACCCGGAGAGGGAGGGAAAACGGGCTCCGCACCCCCGCGCCGGGCCAGTCGACAGACCGTACGGTCTGTTTGTTGTTCGGGGCTGACCTGCACGGACCGTCAACGGGGTGTTCCTGCACGGAGTGTTCCCGCACGGACCGTCCCCGCGCGGAGTGTTCCTGCGCGGGGTGTTCCTGCACGGACCGTCAACGGGGCGTTCCTGCACGGAGTGTTCCTGCGCGGGGTGTTCCTGCGCGGACCGTCCCCGCGCGGGGTGTTCCTGTGCGGAGTGCTCGTGGGGGGTGGGGGGCGTTCAGCGTGGGGGGACGGCGGGGGGGTGCTGGGAGCCGGCGCTCACCAGGGCGTCCAGGTCGCGGCGGTCGGCGAGCCGGGGCAGCAGCACCTCCCAGAAGCCGGTGACGGTCTGCCGCGACAGCCAGGAGGCGTCCTGGCCGCCGAGGACTTCGAGGCCTGCGGTCGCGGCGACGATGACGCGGGCGCCGTCCGCGGCGGACACCCCGTGCGCCAGGGCGCCGCCGTGCTCGGCCCGGCGCAGTACGTCCTCCACCCAGTGCTGCCACTGGGTGCGCGGGGAGGGTTCCCGCCGGCGTGCGAGGTCGCCGGCGAGTCCGAAGCCGGCGCGCACCACGCTGTCGTGGGCGAGGCTGCCCATCAGCTCGTGGGTGGCGTCCACCACCGACTGCAGGGATGAGCCGCCCTGGCGGGCCTGGGCGGCCTCGGTGATGCGGCGGACGGCCTCGGCGGCGCCGGCCTCGACCGCTTCGGCGAGCAGGTGCTTGTTGGCGAAGTGGAAGTGCAGCGCTCCGTTGCTGACCCCGGCCCGCCGGCTGATGGTGCTCAGCGATGCGGTGACGAATCCCTCCTCGGCGAACACCGTGGCGGCGGC is a genomic window of Streptomyces rishiriensis containing:
- a CDS encoding ScbR family autoregulator-binding transcription factor yields the protein MVKQERAARTRHALIQAAATVFAEEGFVTASLSTISRRAGVSNGALHFHFANKHLLAEAVEAGAAEAVRRITEAAQARQGGSSLQSVVDATHELMGSLAHDSVVRAGFGLAGDLARRREPSPRTQWQHWVEDVLRRAEHGGALAHGVSAADGARVIVAATAGLEVLGGQDASWLSRQTVTGFWEVLLPRLADRRDLDALVSAGSQHPPAVPPR